GAAGCCGTGGGTCGCCTCACCGTGCTCGCCGAGCCCTTCGCCGTGGTCGCCGACGACGACGATCAACAGCGACTCGTCGCCGAGCTTCTTCCGCAACTCGCGCTCCAGCCGCGCCAAAGCCGAATCGGCGTAGGCGATTTCCCCTTGGTAGGGATCCGCCGCGTACCGCTCCCTGAACGGCGACGGCGGCTCGTACGGATCGTGCGGATCGTAGATGTGAACCCAAAGGAAGAGGCGCTTCCCGCCGCGCTGGTCGGCAAGCCGCAGCGCGGCGTCCACGACCGCGTCGGCCGGCCGTTCGACGCCGCCGCGGTTGCGCGCGTCGGCGAGTTCGTCGTCGTAGGCGTCGAAGCCGCGGCGGGTCGCGAACTGGCCGGCCACGGGAAAGCCGCCGATCGCCGCGGCGGCGAAAAAGCCCTGCCCGGCGAGCGCCTCGGCCAGCGGGCGCGCCGTCTCCTTCATCTCCCGCTGACCGTTGGTGTGCACGCCGTTGTGAGGCGGGTACAACCCGGTGAGGATCGCCACGTGCGACGGCAGCGTCACCGGAACCTGCGAATACGCGCGCTCCCAGCGCGCGCCGTCGGCGGCGAGGCGATCCAGCCACGGCGTGCCGGCGCCGGAGCGTCCGTAGCAGCCAAGGTGATCGGCGCGCGTCGTGTCGAGGGTGATCAGCAGCAAGTGCCGCGCCGGAGCGGCGGGACGCGCGCAGCCGCAGAACAGCGCGGCGACGGCGGCGAGGCCCAAGACGGCAAGGCGAAGACGCATCACTTCTCGATCCTTGCGGTGAAGACGGCGCGGGCGCCGGTCGCGGAGTCGGTGGCCGTGAGCGCGACCCGCAGGTCGCCGCAAGGAACGATCAGCCGCTGCTCGACCGTCGGATCGACGAAGGCATCGCCCCCCATCTTGGCGTCGCGACTCGCATTGAAGAAGCGGTAATCGACGAAGGCCGGCTCTTCGACCCCGTCCACCAGCAGTTCCGTGTACACGGAGAAGTTGGCGGAGAGCGCGCCCTTGATCTCCTCGAACGCCAAGCGCGAGCGGTCGAGACGCAGCCGCACGAGCAACTGCCGGCGATCGCCCTCGCAGCCGCTCTTTTCCGTCGTCAACTCGCCGGTCAGCGCCATCTGGATCACCCGGCGCGGCACGTCGCGCGCGGCCGTCACGTCCAGTCCGCGCCGCTGCGGCTTGACTCTGATCTTGTGGGTCCGTATCCCGACGTCCTGCCCGCGGGGGTAGAAGCCGACGGTGTAGAGTCCGCTCGCGGCCTTGACCGTCTCGCCGAGCGAAACGCCGATGTCCGCCGACCGCAGCAGTTTGCCGCCCGTGCGCGCCGCCAGTTCCGCGACCCCCTGGATCAGGTTGGCCTCGCTGTTGCGGTAGATGTCGATCTGGCTCTTGTTGTTGACTTCCGACAGCGCTTGCCCTTGGCGCGCCGAAATCGCCCCGAATCGCCCGAAGTTCGCACCGGGGCAGATGGAAAAGACGGAAACGCGCGCCGAGGCCGCGGCCTCCGCAAAGCGGGTCCAGGACCGGTCGCCGCTGGCGAGAGGCGCATGGTTGATCATCTGGCTCGCCGTCTGTTCGCCCATCGCCATCGCGGCCGCGTCGTTGGCCTCCGCCGTGGCATCGCGCGGGATACCGTCGCTGAACAGCACCAAGACCTTCACCGCCGGAATCGGCGCGATCGCCCGGACGAGCGTCGTCAAGGCGGAGAGGTAGATGTCCTGCGTGCGGCGGTTCTCGTACTCCCACTGCGACGCCTGCTTGGTCACGCAGGTCCACGCGTAGGAC
This genomic interval from bacterium contains the following:
- a CDS encoding VWA domain-containing protein, which translates into the protein MRPKTVSGRRAAVALVALLLLSAALPARAQEDPLPTDITETVRVELVQFNVLATDKAGEPVTDLKPEDLRVFDDGEEQRVAFVEPYAAPLPAQVTVRKGGRAAQEAAAAPAAPAAAGEAALPERERGRYIVLFFDTYNTSLRTRNLAIKAALEFVEQKLRPRDRVAVANFTGKLKMVQTFTSDHGQLTAAINAVAGDMKNSLEDRVGALDDLVDAMGRCKNTSYAWTCVTKQASQWEYENRRTQDIYLSALTTLVRAIAPIPAVKVLVLFSDGIPRDATAEANDAAAMAMGEQTASQMINHAPLASGDRSWTRFAEAAASARVSVFSICPGANFGRFGAISARQGQALSEVNNKSQIDIYRNSEANLIQGVAELAARTGGKLLRSADIGVSLGETVKAASGLYTVGFYPRGQDVGIRTHKIRVKPQRRGLDVTAARDVPRRVIQMALTGELTTEKSGCEGDRRQLLVRLRLDRSRLAFEEIKGALSANFSVYTELLVDGVEEPAFVDYRFFNASRDAKMGGDAFVDPTVEQRLIVPCGDLRVALTATDSATGARAVFTARIEK